A part of Drosophila ananassae strain 14024-0371.13 chromosome 2R, ASM1763931v2, whole genome shotgun sequence genomic DNA contains:
- the LOC6507824 gene encoding titin isoform X4: MASTTKANGTTAKTATIADDYITVVEVDDPTSSSKDSDRLKKLVKRQSSVAEDSSFITVLTINEMELLQQRRQEEQSQGNPPTAIPIQMNEDQVEDVTVFRLPGERLGFGLKFQGGTRSTELVQKLYIQSCAADSPASKVTTSWGSLREGDEIVSIDGRDVREMTRIDCVRGLKDNVAIQLVVRNGHGQKPPSEEDPQQLQQLEQLSITLNAQPPPPPPVPPRKLVRRQNSKENQAQLVVEKPLTPPPDAEYYINLLTESIKAGSESDDTASTISTVIDKFSMGSNYSSDSSLNGHELAKVLQPFTLLEQEFLPLEQPLGHPKLLIPGNNYENVEFKTEKVNVYENVELKSPETTPTPKPRIQLATVEAKKRSIIPMPRKIPTPSKLPIEVAPPRVPPVEDPVTPTNEKVVAPKLDSPKTPTNGIKEPPGSATKIPKANFSRAKTEGEIKLHLQPVKQLSPQVKSRIPVVTTTVQVQKPVPKSSSPATNGTSPGSNIPRLLQKQKSETDLKLNLYRSKSKESSPRPPLQRANSAEAPERTFIPVLLNGSGSKNSNSLESLSSNCSNSSSSSGRSPKGPKPKPPERVQSLQKTQIPKLQTLPTTPPQQLPKLTMQTFKQSPSTPRSTPVGTPSPTSNREIRFKIQTYESKEQDEDKLPSLFDLVHSQDKEKEKDSLKMHNNITALLAAAAAEAADLSRESPPPLVVGKCMKIVDDNQNTTCYSSSSSGEEDEDDLDAANREYICEDGEKLGPPELINGPGPSEAYFNMFWHSNMLPTIGEVEEEFSSLEPQSLTNGNLVKSEEPKKVAKMEASAGGLTQLTDDKISDHDVNESRVEKHNETTTNQSQENSSSSTMRSQRTTTTTRVTTTKTSSSSSSSSSSTSTFIPDVAFKLQPYEEREDGAAEPTATTTTTVHEERRVQSEEQTLSELRTRDAVTGEEQLVTSANSKSSSARFKKISSNDNLLDLGDEQETQEQPLTATITQESSLKERLDSPRDNQSIERGTLTLSERGKQLSASQGLTTYTECETNEKESYLEALQVLNGSESPDDAPPTLERELSETLTVVKDGEKQVTRKLEQSKDVAGKKGAKLLKKTDEERRLEQEAQKLIESYQKVKKEAEKLYKLELADDEKGFDLSAFEQEEKQVPEEVKDTTQGEAQLLEEVKEPIIQLPNETSDEIQEQIKEEVKVLHQEAKEEVEVTQKKVENGVELLHQEVKEDRKVSHQELKEQLKVLQSETVSHQQSILKEAVQEVQTQVKVIKEEVQVLETTSHKTETQESTNEIKVSKQEVTASQKDKDAPTQITTKVEAISPALEEDLGYVLHKHIIPSKENVKKAPTPLPKPKPKPPVPTNKPKLSVGVTKPKTAPPPVPTKRTEVAGSGGKPTPSQRRSSLESSQPQPQPPKPLERIIVGVEQQREVEEKSGKSAQPIINLASVDLPNVAASQTTVETSAVVELPPDELLQFESHHLPDDGELRGPKESHKESNGLLSGSSSSSVTTPITTPTLVSATSSMDSVQSVIEVVNGSHQTTDDDDDNDENAVAATDDEVLLQAEGPKEAIPIEEVTMLSPNRENESGN, encoded by the exons ATGGCTTCAACAACAAAAGCTAACGGCACAACAGCAAAGACAGCAACCATAGCCGACGACTATATAACCGTTGTGGAAGTCGACGATCCCACATCCTCTTCCAAGGACAGCGATCGCCTGAAGAAGCTAGTCAAGCGGCAGAGCTCCGTAGCGGAGGACTCTTCCTTCATCACAGTCCTTACAATAAACGAAATGGAGCTGCTGCAGCAGCGCCGACAGGAGGAGCAGTCGCAGGGCAATCCCCCAACGGCGATACCGATCCAGATGAATGAGGATCAGGTGGAAGATGTCACAGTATTTCGGTTGCCGGGCGAGCGCCTTGGCTTCGGGCTGAAGTTCCAGGGCGGCACCCGCAGCACAGAGCTCGTCCAGAAACTGTACATCCAGTCCTGTGCCGCCGACAGTCCCGCCTCCAAAGTGACCACCAGTTGGGGCAGCCTTCGCGAGGGCGACGAGATCGTCAGCATCGATGGGCGGGATGTGAGGGAGATGACCCGCATCGATTGTGTGCGAGGACTGAAGGACAATGTGGCCATACAGCTGGTGGTGCGCAATGGCCATGGTCAGAAGCCACCCAGCGAGGAGGACCCCCAGCAGTTGCAGCAGCTGGAGCAGCTCTCGATCACCCTGAACGCCCAGCCGCCACCACCGCCTCCAGTGCCGCCCAGGAAACTGGTCAGGCGACAAAACTCCAAGGAGAACCAGGCCCAGCTGGTCGTTGAGAAGCCTCTGACTCCGCCGCCAGATGCGGAGTACTACATCAACCTCCTCACGGAATCCATCAAGGCGGGCTCCGAGTCAGACGACACCGCCAGCACCATATCCACAGTCATTGATAAGTTCTCCATGGGCTCAAACTACTCCTCGGACAGCAGTCTCAATGGCCATGAACTGGCCAAGGTCCTGCAACCGTTCACCCTGTTGGAGCAGGAGTTCCTTCCCCTGGAGCAGCCTCTGGGCCATCCCAAACTGCTCATTCCTGGGAACAATTACGAGAACGTTGAGTTCAAGACCGAGAAGGTGAACGTCTACGAGAATGTCGAGCTCAAAAGTCCGGAAACAACTCCCACGCCGAAGCCTCGAATTCAACTGGCCACTGTGGAGGCTAAGAAACGATCCATCATACCCATGCCGCGGAAAATACCCACTCCCAGTAAGCTACCCATCGAGGTGGCTCCGCCACGAGTTCCCCCCGTGGAGGATCCTGTAACGCCGACGAACGAAAAGGTGGTTGCTCCTAAACTAGACTCGCCGAAGACACCCACGAATGGAATCAAAGAACCGCCCGGAAGTGCCACGAAAATCCCAAAAGCAAACTTTTCAAGGGCCAAGACAGAGGGCGAGATCAAGCTGCACTTGCAACCAGTGAAGCAGCTCTCGCCGCAGGTCAAATCCCGCATTCCTGTAGTCACAACTACAGTCCAAGTCCAAAAACCAGTCCCCAAGTCATCCTCACCTGCCACTAATGGCACCTCACCTGGCTCCAATATACCACGGCTGCTGCAGAAGCAGAAATCCGAGACGGATCTCAAGCTGAATCTTTACCGCAGCAAGTCCAAGGAGTCCAGTCCCAGACCTCCTCTGCAAAGAGCCAACTCTGCCGAGGCTCCAGAAAGGACCTTCATCCCCGTCCTGCTCAACGGCAGTGGCTCCAAGAACTCAAACTCCCTGGAGAGCCTGAGCTCGAACTGCAGtaacagtagcagcagcagcggcagatCCCCCAAGGGACCCAAGCCCAAGCCACCAGAGCGGGTGCAGTCTCTGCAAAAGACCCAGATCCCCAAGTTGCAGACTCTGCCAACGACGCCACCACAACAGCTGCCCAAGCTCACCATGCAGACGTTCAAGCAGAGTCCTTCGACTCCCAGGAGTACGCCCGTGGGAACTCCATCTCCCACAAGTAACCGGGAGATTCGCTTCAAGATTCAAACGTACGAAAGCAAGGAGCAGGACGAGGACAAGCTGCCGAGCCTATTCGACCTGGTGCACAGTCAGGATAAGGAGAAGGAAAAGGACTCCCTCAAGATGCACAACAATATCACGGCTCTTCtggctgccgccgccgccgaggCTGCTGATCTGTCCCGGGAATCCCCACCACCGCTGGTGGTTGGCAAGTGCATGAAGATCGTGGACGACAACCAGAACACCACCTGCTACTCCAGTTCCAGTAGCGGGGAGGAGGATGAGGACGATCTGGATGCGGCCAATCGGGAGTACATATGCGAGGATGGCGAGAAGCTGGGCCCTCCAGAGCTGATCAATGGGCCGGGGCCCTCGGAAGCCTACTTCAATATGTTCTGGCACTCCAATATGCTGCCCACCATCGgcgaggtggaggaggagttCTCCTCCCTGGAGCCTCAGTCCCTGACTAACGG AAACCTTGTCAAATCAGAGGAGCCGAAAAAGGTGGCCAAAATGGAAGCTAGCGCTGGTGGACTGACCCAGCTGACTGACGATAAGATTTCTGACCATGACGTAAACGAATCGCGAGTGGAGAAACACAACGAAACCACAACGAACCAGAGCCAGGAGAACAGTTCCAGCAGCACCATGAGGAGCCAGAGGACGACGACCACCACGCGGGTGACCACCACCAAGACCAGTTCCTCCTCCAGCTCGTCTTCGAGCAGCACATCCACATTCATCCCGGACGTGGCCTTCAAGCTGCAGCCCTACGAGGAGCGGGAGGATGGCGCGGCGGAGcccaccgccaccaccacgACCACCGTCCACGAAGAACGACGTGTACAGAGCGAGGAGCAGACCCTCAGCGAACTGAGGACACGGGATGCTGTGACCGGGGAGGAGCAGCTGGTGACCAGCGCCAACTCCAAGTCCAGCAGCGCCCGCTTCAAGAAGATCAGCAGCAACGACAACCTACTCGACCTAGGCGACGAGCAGGAGACGCAGGAGCAGCCGTTGACCGCCACGATCACCCAGGAGTCGAGCCTGAAGGAGCGACTGGACAGTCCTCGGGATAACCAGAGTATCGAGCGCGGTACCCTGACCCTATCCGAGCGGGGAAAGCAGCTGAGTGCCAGCCAGGGGCTCACCACATACACGGAGTGCGAGACGAACGAGAAGGAGTCCTATTTGGAGGCCCTGCAGGTCCTCAACGGGTCTGAGTCCCCGGACGATGCCCCGCCCACCTTGGAGCGAGAGCTGAGCGAAACACTCACTGTGGTGAAGGATGGCGAGAAGCAAGTAACCCGGAAACTGGAGCAGAGCAAGGACGTTGCCGGAAAGAAGGGCGCCAAGCTCCTTAAGAAAACCGACGAGGAGCGACGTCTCGAGCAGGAAGCCCAAAAGCTGATCGAGAGCTACCAAAAGGTCAAGAAGGAGGCCGAAAAGCTGTACAAGCTGGAGCTGGCCGACGACGAGAAGGGCTTTGATCTGAGTGCCTTCGAACAGGAGGAGAAACAGGTTCCAGAGGAGGTTAAGGATACAACCCAAGGGGAGGCTCAGCTACTGGAGGAAGTGAAGGAACCCATTATTCAGCTTCCAAATGAAACTTCAGACGAGATTCAAGAACAAATTAAGGAGGAGGTTAAAGTTTTGCATCAGGAAGCCAAGGAAGAAGTCGAAGTCACCCagaaaaaagttgaaaatggTGTTGAGCTCCTTCATCAGGAAGTCAAGGAAGATCGCAAGGTCTCGCATCAGGAACTTAAAGAGCAGCTTAAGGTCCTGCAAAGCGAAACAGTCTCACATCAGCAATCCATTCTGAAAGAGGCTGTCCAGGAGGTTCAGACTCAAGTGAAAGTCATCAAGGAGGAGGTCCAGGTCCTAGAGACCACCAGTCACAAAACCGAAACTCAAGAATCCACCAACGAAATCAAAGTCTCCAAACAAGAAGTTACTGCCTCCCAGAAGGATAAAGATGCGCCAACCCAGATCACTACCAAAGTGGAGGCCATCTCCCCAGCTCTAGAAGAGGATCTGGGCTATGTCCTGCACAAGCACATCATACCGTCCAAGGAGAATGTGAAGAAGGCTCCCACACCTTTGCCAAAGCCTAAGCCCAAGCCCCCGGTGCCCACGAACAAGCCAAAACTTTCAGTTGGGGTGACCAAACCGAAGACAGCCCCGCCACCAGTCCCCACCAAAAGAACCGAGGTGGCAGGATCCGGCGGCAAGCCCACTCCCAGCCAGAGACGCAGCAGTCTGGAGAGCTCCCAGCCACAGCCGCAGCCGCCCAAGCCGTTGGAGCGCATAATTGTAGGCGTGGAGCAGCAGCGGGAGGTGGAGGAGAAGTCTGGCAAAAGTGCGCAGCCAATCATTAACTTGGCCAGCGTGGACTTGCCAAATGTGGCAGCCAGCCAAACCACCGTGGAAACGAGTGCCGTGGTTGAGCTGCCACCGGATGAGCTGCTGCAGTTCGAGAGCCACCATCTGCCGGATGACGGCGAGTTGAGGGGGCCAAAGGAATCGCATAAGGAGTCAAACGGCCTGCTCAGCGgttcgtcctcctcctcggttACCACGCCGATAACCACGCCGACTCTGGTGTCTGCCACATCATCGATGGACTCGGTGCAAAGTGTCATCGAGGTCGTCAACGGCAGCCATCAGACGAccgatgacgatgatgacaATGATGAGAATGCGGTTGCAGCCACGGATGATGAAGTGCTTTTGCAGGCCGAAGGACCAAAGGAGGCCATCCCCATCGAGGAGGTGACAATGTTGTCGCCCAACAGAGAAAATGAATCAG
- the LOC6507822 gene encoding trypsin-1, whose translation MKFNPPTLVFLLALLVSGWCDASRAGYNYRPPSPPSRGYFYPKPAQPARLPPLPVNGTSISTTISTDSSGPPPGVQSDFIDDLIEGHKQQILSSVLGVAGSETPSDQASSPLAPPLEGGGAKAFRVNRCASCTCGVPNVNRIVGGTQVRTNKYPWIAQIIRGTFLFCGGTLINDRYVLTAAHCVHGMDMRGVSVRLLQLDRSSTHLGVTRKVAFAHAHVGYDPVSLVHDIALLRLDQPIPLVDTMRPACLPSNWLQNFDFQKAIVAGWGLSQEGGSTSSVLQETVVPIITNAQCRATSYKTMIVDTMLCAGYVQTGGRDACQGDSGGPLIVKDRIYRLAGVVSFGYGCAKPDAPGVYTRVSRYLDWIAVNTRDSCYCVN comes from the exons ATGAAATTCAATCCGCCAACTCTTGTGTTCCTCTTGGCGCTGCTGGTGAGCGGCTGGTGCGATGCCAGTCGGGCTGGCTATAATTATAGGCCTCCTAGCCCACCTTCCCGCGGTTATTTCTACCCGAAGCCAGCGCAGCCAGCCCGATTGCCACCTCTGCCAGTCAATGGCACTTCCATATCGACCACAATATCAACGGACTCCTCCGGCCCACCGCCCGGAGTGCAATCGGATTTCATTGATGATCTGATTGAGGGCCATAAGCAGCAAATCTTATCGAGTGTGCTGGGCGTGGCCGGCAGCGAGACTCCTTCGGACCAGGCCAGCAGCCCCCTCGCCCCGCCCCTCGAGGGCGGCGGTGCCAAGGCGTTCCGCGTTAATCGCTGTGCCAGCTGCA CCTGCGGTGTACCGAATGTGAATCGCATTGTGGGCGGCACCCAGGTGCGGACCAATAAATATCCCTGGATTGCCCAGATCATTCGCGGTACCTTCCTGTTCTGCGGCGGAACTTTGATCAACGATCGCTATGTCCTGACCGCCGCCCACTGCGTCCACGGAATGGACATGCGGGGTGTGTCCGTCCGTCTCCTGCAGCTGGACAGAAGCTCCACCCACCTGGGAGTGACCCGGAAGGTGGCCTTCGCCCATGCCCACGTGGGCTACGATCCCGTCAGCCTCGTCCACGACATAGCCCTCCTGCGACTGGATCAGCCGATTCCACTGGTGGACACCATGCGTCCGGCCTGTTTGCCCAGCAATTGGCTGCAGAACTTTGATTTCCAGAAGGCCATCGTGGCGGGCTGGGGTCTTAGCCAGGAGGGCGGCTCCACGTCCAGTGTCCTGCAGGAGACGGTGGTGCCCATCATCACCAATGCCCAGTGCCGGGCCACCTCCTACAAGACCATGATTGTGGACACCATGTTGTGTGCGGGTTATGTTCAAACGGGAGGTCGCGATGCCTGTCAG GGTGACAGTGGTGGCCCTCTGATTGTCAAAGATCGCATCTACCGGTTGGCAGGAGTCGTGTCCTTTGGCTACGGATGCGCCAAGCCAGATGCTCCTGGTGTCTATACTCGTGTTTCTCGGTACTTGGATTGGATTGCCGTCAACACGAGGGACTCTTGCTATTGTGTTAACTGA
- the LOC6507824 gene encoding titin isoform X3, whose product MASTTKANGTTAKTATIADDYITVVEVDDPTSSSKDSDRLKKLVKRQSSVAEDSSFITVLTINEMELLQQRRQEEQSQGNPPTAIPIQMNEDQVEDVTVFRLPGERLGFGLKFQGGTRSTELVQKLYIQSCAADSPASKVTTSWGSLREGDEIVSIDGRDVREMTRIDCVRGLKDNVAIQLVVRNGHGQKPPSEEDPQQLQQLEQLSITLNAQPPPPPPVPPRKLVRRQNSKENQAQLVVEKPLTPPPDAEYYINLLTESIKAGSESDDTASTISTVIDKFSMGSNYSSDSSLNGHELAKVLQPFTLLEQEFLPLEQPLGHPKLLIPGNNYENVEFKTEKVNVYENVELKSPETTPTPKPRIQLATVEAKKRSIIPMPRKIPTPSKLPIEVAPPRVPPVEDPVTPTNEKVVAPKLDSPKTPTNGIKEPPGSATKIPKANFSRAKTEGEIKLHLQPVKQLSPQVKSRIPVVTTTVQVQKPVPKSSSPATNGTSPGSNIPRLLQKQKSETDLKLNLYRSKSKESSPRPPLQRANSAEAPERTFIPVLLNGSGSKNSNSLESLSSNCSNSSSSSGRSPKGPKPKPPERVQSLQKTQIPKLQTLPTTPPQQLPKLTMQTFKQSPSTPRSTPVGTPSPTSNREIRFKIQTYESKEQDEDKLPSLFDLVHSQDKEKEKDSLKMHNNITALLAAAAAEAADLSRESPPPLVVGKCMKIVDDNQNTTCYSSSSSGEEDEDDLDAANREYICEDGEKLGPPELINGPGPSEAYFNMFWHSNMLPTIGEVEEEFSSLEPQSLTNGNLVKSEEPKKVAKMEASAGGLTQLTDDKISDHDVNESRVEKHNETTTNQSQENSSSSTMRSQRTTTTTRVTTTKTSSSSSSSSSSTSTFIPDVAFKLQPYEEREDGAAEPTATTTTTVHEERRVQSEEQTLSELRTRDAVTGEEQLVTSANSKSSSARFKKISSNDNLLDLGDEQETQEQPLTATITQESSLKERLDSPRDNQSIERGTLTLSERGKQLSASQGLTTYTECETNEKESYLEALQVLNGSESPDDAPPTLERELSETLTVVKDGEKQVTRKLEQSKDVAGKKGAKLLKKTDEERRLEQEAQKLIESYQKVKKEAEKLYKLELADDEKGFDLSAFEQEEKQVPEEVKDTTQGEAQLLEEVKEPIIQLPNETSDEIQEQIKEEVKVLHQEAKEEVEVTQKKVENGVELLHQEVKEDRKVSHQELKEQLKVLQSETVSHQQSILKEAVQEVQTQVKVIKEEVQVLETTSHKTETQESTNEIKVSKQEVTASQKDKDAPTQITTKVEAISPALEEDLGYVLHKHIIPSKENVKKAPTPLPKPKPKPPVPTNKPKLSVGVTKPKTAPPPVPTKRTEVAGSGGKPTPSQRRSSLESSQPQPQPPKPLERIIVGVEQQREVEEKSGKSAQPIINLASVDLPNVAASQTTVETSAVVELPPDELLQFESHHLPDDGELRGPKESHKESNGLLSGSSSSSVTTPITTPTLVSATSSMDSVQSVIEVVNGSHQTTDDDDDNDENAVAATDDEVLLQAEGPKEAIPIEEVTMLSPNRENESGKPT is encoded by the exons ATGGCTTCAACAACAAAAGCTAACGGCACAACAGCAAAGACAGCAACCATAGCCGACGACTATATAACCGTTGTGGAAGTCGACGATCCCACATCCTCTTCCAAGGACAGCGATCGCCTGAAGAAGCTAGTCAAGCGGCAGAGCTCCGTAGCGGAGGACTCTTCCTTCATCACAGTCCTTACAATAAACGAAATGGAGCTGCTGCAGCAGCGCCGACAGGAGGAGCAGTCGCAGGGCAATCCCCCAACGGCGATACCGATCCAGATGAATGAGGATCAGGTGGAAGATGTCACAGTATTTCGGTTGCCGGGCGAGCGCCTTGGCTTCGGGCTGAAGTTCCAGGGCGGCACCCGCAGCACAGAGCTCGTCCAGAAACTGTACATCCAGTCCTGTGCCGCCGACAGTCCCGCCTCCAAAGTGACCACCAGTTGGGGCAGCCTTCGCGAGGGCGACGAGATCGTCAGCATCGATGGGCGGGATGTGAGGGAGATGACCCGCATCGATTGTGTGCGAGGACTGAAGGACAATGTGGCCATACAGCTGGTGGTGCGCAATGGCCATGGTCAGAAGCCACCCAGCGAGGAGGACCCCCAGCAGTTGCAGCAGCTGGAGCAGCTCTCGATCACCCTGAACGCCCAGCCGCCACCACCGCCTCCAGTGCCGCCCAGGAAACTGGTCAGGCGACAAAACTCCAAGGAGAACCAGGCCCAGCTGGTCGTTGAGAAGCCTCTGACTCCGCCGCCAGATGCGGAGTACTACATCAACCTCCTCACGGAATCCATCAAGGCGGGCTCCGAGTCAGACGACACCGCCAGCACCATATCCACAGTCATTGATAAGTTCTCCATGGGCTCAAACTACTCCTCGGACAGCAGTCTCAATGGCCATGAACTGGCCAAGGTCCTGCAACCGTTCACCCTGTTGGAGCAGGAGTTCCTTCCCCTGGAGCAGCCTCTGGGCCATCCCAAACTGCTCATTCCTGGGAACAATTACGAGAACGTTGAGTTCAAGACCGAGAAGGTGAACGTCTACGAGAATGTCGAGCTCAAAAGTCCGGAAACAACTCCCACGCCGAAGCCTCGAATTCAACTGGCCACTGTGGAGGCTAAGAAACGATCCATCATACCCATGCCGCGGAAAATACCCACTCCCAGTAAGCTACCCATCGAGGTGGCTCCGCCACGAGTTCCCCCCGTGGAGGATCCTGTAACGCCGACGAACGAAAAGGTGGTTGCTCCTAAACTAGACTCGCCGAAGACACCCACGAATGGAATCAAAGAACCGCCCGGAAGTGCCACGAAAATCCCAAAAGCAAACTTTTCAAGGGCCAAGACAGAGGGCGAGATCAAGCTGCACTTGCAACCAGTGAAGCAGCTCTCGCCGCAGGTCAAATCCCGCATTCCTGTAGTCACAACTACAGTCCAAGTCCAAAAACCAGTCCCCAAGTCATCCTCACCTGCCACTAATGGCACCTCACCTGGCTCCAATATACCACGGCTGCTGCAGAAGCAGAAATCCGAGACGGATCTCAAGCTGAATCTTTACCGCAGCAAGTCCAAGGAGTCCAGTCCCAGACCTCCTCTGCAAAGAGCCAACTCTGCCGAGGCTCCAGAAAGGACCTTCATCCCCGTCCTGCTCAACGGCAGTGGCTCCAAGAACTCAAACTCCCTGGAGAGCCTGAGCTCGAACTGCAGtaacagtagcagcagcagcggcagatCCCCCAAGGGACCCAAGCCCAAGCCACCAGAGCGGGTGCAGTCTCTGCAAAAGACCCAGATCCCCAAGTTGCAGACTCTGCCAACGACGCCACCACAACAGCTGCCCAAGCTCACCATGCAGACGTTCAAGCAGAGTCCTTCGACTCCCAGGAGTACGCCCGTGGGAACTCCATCTCCCACAAGTAACCGGGAGATTCGCTTCAAGATTCAAACGTACGAAAGCAAGGAGCAGGACGAGGACAAGCTGCCGAGCCTATTCGACCTGGTGCACAGTCAGGATAAGGAGAAGGAAAAGGACTCCCTCAAGATGCACAACAATATCACGGCTCTTCtggctgccgccgccgccgaggCTGCTGATCTGTCCCGGGAATCCCCACCACCGCTGGTGGTTGGCAAGTGCATGAAGATCGTGGACGACAACCAGAACACCACCTGCTACTCCAGTTCCAGTAGCGGGGAGGAGGATGAGGACGATCTGGATGCGGCCAATCGGGAGTACATATGCGAGGATGGCGAGAAGCTGGGCCCTCCAGAGCTGATCAATGGGCCGGGGCCCTCGGAAGCCTACTTCAATATGTTCTGGCACTCCAATATGCTGCCCACCATCGgcgaggtggaggaggagttCTCCTCCCTGGAGCCTCAGTCCCTGACTAACGG AAACCTTGTCAAATCAGAGGAGCCGAAAAAGGTGGCCAAAATGGAAGCTAGCGCTGGTGGACTGACCCAGCTGACTGACGATAAGATTTCTGACCATGACGTAAACGAATCGCGAGTGGAGAAACACAACGAAACCACAACGAACCAGAGCCAGGAGAACAGTTCCAGCAGCACCATGAGGAGCCAGAGGACGACGACCACCACGCGGGTGACCACCACCAAGACCAGTTCCTCCTCCAGCTCGTCTTCGAGCAGCACATCCACATTCATCCCGGACGTGGCCTTCAAGCTGCAGCCCTACGAGGAGCGGGAGGATGGCGCGGCGGAGcccaccgccaccaccacgACCACCGTCCACGAAGAACGACGTGTACAGAGCGAGGAGCAGACCCTCAGCGAACTGAGGACACGGGATGCTGTGACCGGGGAGGAGCAGCTGGTGACCAGCGCCAACTCCAAGTCCAGCAGCGCCCGCTTCAAGAAGATCAGCAGCAACGACAACCTACTCGACCTAGGCGACGAGCAGGAGACGCAGGAGCAGCCGTTGACCGCCACGATCACCCAGGAGTCGAGCCTGAAGGAGCGACTGGACAGTCCTCGGGATAACCAGAGTATCGAGCGCGGTACCCTGACCCTATCCGAGCGGGGAAAGCAGCTGAGTGCCAGCCAGGGGCTCACCACATACACGGAGTGCGAGACGAACGAGAAGGAGTCCTATTTGGAGGCCCTGCAGGTCCTCAACGGGTCTGAGTCCCCGGACGATGCCCCGCCCACCTTGGAGCGAGAGCTGAGCGAAACACTCACTGTGGTGAAGGATGGCGAGAAGCAAGTAACCCGGAAACTGGAGCAGAGCAAGGACGTTGCCGGAAAGAAGGGCGCCAAGCTCCTTAAGAAAACCGACGAGGAGCGACGTCTCGAGCAGGAAGCCCAAAAGCTGATCGAGAGCTACCAAAAGGTCAAGAAGGAGGCCGAAAAGCTGTACAAGCTGGAGCTGGCCGACGACGAGAAGGGCTTTGATCTGAGTGCCTTCGAACAGGAGGAGAAACAGGTTCCAGAGGAGGTTAAGGATACAACCCAAGGGGAGGCTCAGCTACTGGAGGAAGTGAAGGAACCCATTATTCAGCTTCCAAATGAAACTTCAGACGAGATTCAAGAACAAATTAAGGAGGAGGTTAAAGTTTTGCATCAGGAAGCCAAGGAAGAAGTCGAAGTCACCCagaaaaaagttgaaaatggTGTTGAGCTCCTTCATCAGGAAGTCAAGGAAGATCGCAAGGTCTCGCATCAGGAACTTAAAGAGCAGCTTAAGGTCCTGCAAAGCGAAACAGTCTCACATCAGCAATCCATTCTGAAAGAGGCTGTCCAGGAGGTTCAGACTCAAGTGAAAGTCATCAAGGAGGAGGTCCAGGTCCTAGAGACCACCAGTCACAAAACCGAAACTCAAGAATCCACCAACGAAATCAAAGTCTCCAAACAAGAAGTTACTGCCTCCCAGAAGGATAAAGATGCGCCAACCCAGATCACTACCAAAGTGGAGGCCATCTCCCCAGCTCTAGAAGAGGATCTGGGCTATGTCCTGCACAAGCACATCATACCGTCCAAGGAGAATGTGAAGAAGGCTCCCACACCTTTGCCAAAGCCTAAGCCCAAGCCCCCGGTGCCCACGAACAAGCCAAAACTTTCAGTTGGGGTGACCAAACCGAAGACAGCCCCGCCACCAGTCCCCACCAAAAGAACCGAGGTGGCAGGATCCGGCGGCAAGCCCACTCCCAGCCAGAGACGCAGCAGTCTGGAGAGCTCCCAGCCACAGCCGCAGCCGCCCAAGCCGTTGGAGCGCATAATTGTAGGCGTGGAGCAGCAGCGGGAGGTGGAGGAGAAGTCTGGCAAAAGTGCGCAGCCAATCATTAACTTGGCCAGCGTGGACTTGCCAAATGTGGCAGCCAGCCAAACCACCGTGGAAACGAGTGCCGTGGTTGAGCTGCCACCGGATGAGCTGCTGCAGTTCGAGAGCCACCATCTGCCGGATGACGGCGAGTTGAGGGGGCCAAAGGAATCGCATAAGGAGTCAAACGGCCTGCTCAGCGgttcgtcctcctcctcggttACCACGCCGATAACCACGCCGACTCTGGTGTCTGCCACATCATCGATGGACTCGGTGCAAAGTGTCATCGAGGTCGTCAACGGCAGCCATCAGACGAccgatgacgatgatgacaATGATGAGAATGCGGTTGCAGCCACGGATGATGAAGTGCTTTTGCAGGCCGAAGGACCAAAGGAGGCCATCCCCATCGAGGAGGTGACAATGTTGTCGCCCAACAGAGAAAATGAATCAG
- the LOC6507236 gene encoding uncharacterized protein LOC6507236, whose translation MEESAGCHNESSKDLEGVRNEEDLKVKCLLDDLHLHMLHLIEDEVVLHQELCCQTSRSRMILARVRLQQGSQRTAAEVLVPRWRPYRALCRLFEKSTPWGDVINLRRHPVEAEQGFLQPLTNIFGSIVPVSWRVAKKYWDQSVEYSVECANTRKELLSTMSFIRKLRLRHPDQR comes from the coding sequence ATGGAAGAGTCTGCAGGATGCCATAATGAATCCTCAAAGGACCTCGAAGGAGTACGGAATGAAGAGGACCTAAAAGTCAAATGCCTTCTGGATGACCTTCACCTGCATATGCTTCACTTGATCGAGGACGAAGTGGTGCTCCACCAGGAGCTCTGCTGTCAGACCAGTCGATCGCGAATGATCCTGGCCAGGGTCAGACTGCAGCAGGGTAGCCAACGAACTGCAGCGGAAGTCCTGGTGCCCAGGTGGCGACCCTACCGCGCCCTCTGCCGCCTCTTCGAGAAGTCCACCCCGTGGGGCGATGTCATCAACCTCCGCCGGCATCCCGTCGAGGCCGAACAGGGTTTCCTCCAGCCTCTGACGAATATATTTGGCAGCATAGTGCCCGTCAGCTGGCGAGTTGCGAAAAAGTACTGGGACCAATCGGTGGAATATTCTGTGGAATGTGCCAACACGCGAAAGGAACTCCTGTCCACCATGTCCTTCATAAGGAAACTGCGACTGCGGCATCCCGATCAAAGATAA